Proteins encoded together in one Branchiostoma lanceolatum isolate klBraLanc5 chromosome 11, klBraLanc5.hap2, whole genome shotgun sequence window:
- the LOC136445092 gene encoding SOSS complex subunit C-like: MASTNPNAQDQVQQNRSKILADLQQQKKKLMQRKEPTGIRDQMEVQQMNQAQRQALQHAHANSFGYFVPQDSSFGNLILPVLPRVEDSPPPT, encoded by the exons ATGGCTTCAACCAACCCTAACGCTCAAG ATCAAGTGCAACAAAACCGCTCCAAAATCCTGGCCGACCTTCAGCAGCAGAAGAAGAAACTCATGCAGAG GAAAGAGCCTACAGGCATCAGGGACCAAATGGAAGTGCAGCAAATGAATCAAGCACAGAGACAGGCTTTACAG CACGCCCATGCCAACTCATTTGGCTACTTTGTGCCACAGGACTCTTCATTTGGAAACCTGATCCTCCCAGTTCTACCTCGAGTAGAGGACAGCCCACCTCCAACATGA